Part of the Halorhabdus utahensis DSM 12940 genome, GATCGCTATCTGTTTTCTCGCTGTTCGACCTTGTTCAACTCGATCAACAGTCGGAAGATGGCCTTCACCAGGTTGGCGTCGACGTCGAACTGTTCCGCGTTCGCTCCCGCTCGGTCCATCACGCGCTGTTCCTGGCGCTCGTCGGTCGTCGGCAGGTCACGATCCGCCTTGACCGCAGCGATCGTGTCGGCCACGTAGGTCCGTCGCGCGATCAATTCCACGAGCTCCCGATCGATCGATTCGATCTCCTCACGGAGCTCGTCGAGACTCATCTCGTCCGGGTACCGTCGGTCTGTGTCGTTGTTAGCCATGTCGTGCCCTCTCGTTGTTCCCAGATTGCGCGGACGCGTTCTAAATCGTCCCGGTTCCCGACTGCCGTCACGCTCGGCCCGGTCCCCGATAGCGAGACGCCCGCGACGTGGGGCATCGCCTCGAGCAGC contains:
- a CDS encoding chorismate mutase, which gives rise to MANNDTDRRYPDEMSLDELREEIESIDRELVELIARRTYVADTIAAVKADRDLPTTDERQEQRVMDRAGANAEQFDVDANLVKAIFRLLIELNKVEQRENR